Proteins encoded in a region of the Pseudomonas sp. PDNC002 genome:
- a CDS encoding Na+/H+ antiporter NhaC family protein encodes MNAVLIAIGLMLVLSLCRVHVVVALIAGAVVGGLLGGLGMDGTLKAFNEGLGAGATVALSYAMLGAFAVAIARSGMAHALADRALAMLGRHETNGSNGFKWMMVGLLLVVAISSQNILPIHIAFIPLLVPPLLYVLTRLQIDRRLIACVITFGLITPYMFLPVGFGNIFLNQILLANVARAGVDVQGINVTHAMLIPALGMVCGLLVAVLFSYRRKRDYDLERIEQAERVDTPYSKMSLLVAGVAVAAAFAVQLLLDSMILGALVGFLVFSLSGVVRWKEADDLFTEGMKMMAMIGFIMIAAQGFAAVMTATGQVASLVGSAAGWIGSSKALGAFMMLLVGLLVTMGIGSSFSTVPIIAAIFVPLAVHLGFSPLAIVSIVGTAGALGDAGSPASDSTLGPTSGLNVDGQHNHIWDTVVPTFLHYNLPLLAFGWVAAMVL; translated from the coding sequence ATGAATGCGGTGCTGATCGCCATTGGCCTGATGCTGGTGCTGAGCCTGTGTCGCGTGCACGTGGTGGTCGCATTGATCGCCGGTGCGGTGGTCGGCGGGCTGCTCGGCGGCTTGGGCATGGACGGCACGCTCAAGGCGTTCAACGAGGGTCTTGGCGCCGGTGCGACGGTGGCGCTGTCCTACGCCATGCTTGGGGCCTTCGCCGTGGCCATCGCGCGCTCCGGAATGGCGCACGCGCTCGCCGACCGCGCCCTGGCGATGCTCGGTCGGCACGAGACGAACGGTTCCAACGGCTTCAAATGGATGATGGTCGGCTTGCTGCTGGTGGTCGCCATTTCCTCGCAGAACATCCTGCCGATCCACATCGCCTTCATCCCGCTGCTGGTGCCGCCGCTGCTCTACGTGCTGACGCGTCTGCAGATCGACCGCCGCCTGATCGCCTGCGTCATCACTTTCGGCCTGATCACGCCCTACATGTTCCTGCCGGTGGGCTTTGGCAACATCTTCCTGAACCAGATTCTGCTGGCCAACGTGGCCCGCGCCGGGGTCGATGTGCAGGGCATCAACGTGACCCACGCCATGCTGATTCCCGCGCTGGGCATGGTCTGCGGCCTGTTGGTCGCGGTGCTCTTCAGCTACCGGCGCAAGCGCGACTACGACCTGGAGCGCATCGAACAGGCCGAGCGGGTCGACACGCCGTACAGCAAGATGAGCCTGCTGGTGGCAGGCGTCGCGGTGGCGGCGGCCTTTGCCGTGCAATTGCTGCTGGATTCGATGATCCTCGGCGCGCTGGTGGGTTTCCTGGTGTTCTCGCTGTCCGGCGTGGTGCGCTGGAAGGAAGCGGACGACCTGTTCACCGAAGGCATGAAGATGATGGCGATGATCGGCTTCATCATGATCGCCGCCCAGGGCTTTGCGGCTGTGATGACCGCCACCGGGCAGGTCGCCAGCCTGGTGGGCAGCGCGGCCGGCTGGATCGGCAGCAGCAAGGCGCTGGGCGCTTTCATGATGCTGCTGGTAGGGCTGCTGGTGACCATGGGGATCGGCTCGTCGTTCTCCACCGTGCCGATCATCGCGGCGATCTTCGTGCCGCTGGCGGTGCATCTGGGCTTCAGCCCGCTGGCCATCGTCAGCATCGTCGGCACGGCTGGTGCGCTGGGCGATGCGGGTTCGCCAGCATCGGACTCCACCCTCGGCCCGACCTCCGGCCTGAACGTGGATGGCCAGCACAACCACATCTGGGACACCGTGGTGCCGACCTTCCTGCACTACAACCTGCCGCTGCTGGCCTTCGGCTGGGTGGCCGCGATGGTGCTTTAA
- a CDS encoding AI-2E family transporter, with product MFDSKLEYRTFLALLAVVTIAFAWILLPFYGAVFWGTILAIIFAPMQRRLRVRLKGRNNLAALITLTVCFLIVILPVTFIAGALVQEGATVYQRLKSGELNFVTYFQQAFAALPSWAHQWLERFDLADLSSLQEKLSSGAMQASQLVATKAFSIGQNTFEFVISFGIMLYLLFFLLRDGSTLGRRIKQAVPLSVDHKQHLFTKFTTVIRATVKGNIAVAATQGALGGLIFWFLGIQGSLLWGTLMAFLSLLPAIGAGLIWVPVAAYFLLTGAIWQGVVLTLFCVVVIGLVDNILRPILVGKDTKMPDYVVLISTLGGMSLFGLNGFVIGPLIAALFMASWDLFTGREEETPKAAE from the coding sequence ATGTTCGACTCGAAACTGGAATACCGGACGTTCCTCGCCCTGCTGGCGGTGGTGACCATCGCCTTCGCCTGGATACTGCTGCCGTTCTATGGCGCGGTGTTCTGGGGCACCATCCTGGCCATCATCTTCGCCCCCATGCAGCGCCGCCTGCGGGTGCGCCTGAAAGGTCGCAACAATCTCGCGGCGCTGATCACCCTCACGGTCTGCTTCCTGATCGTGATCCTGCCCGTGACCTTCATCGCCGGCGCGCTGGTGCAGGAGGGCGCCACCGTCTACCAGCGCCTGAAGTCCGGTGAGCTGAACTTCGTCACTTATTTCCAGCAGGCTTTTGCGGCGTTGCCGTCCTGGGCGCACCAGTGGCTGGAACGTTTCGACCTGGCCGACCTGTCCAGCCTGCAGGAAAAACTCTCCTCCGGCGCGATGCAGGCCAGCCAACTGGTGGCGACCAAGGCGTTCAGCATCGGCCAGAACACCTTCGAGTTCGTCATCAGCTTCGGCATCATGCTCTACTTGCTGTTCTTCCTGCTGCGCGACGGCTCGACCCTTGGCCGGCGAATCAAGCAGGCGGTGCCGCTCAGCGTCGACCACAAGCAGCATCTGTTCACCAAGTTCACCACGGTGATCCGCGCCACGGTGAAGGGCAACATCGCCGTCGCCGCGACCCAGGGGGCGCTGGGCGGGTTGATCTTCTGGTTCCTCGGCATCCAGGGCTCGCTGCTCTGGGGGACGTTGATGGCGTTCCTCTCGCTGTTGCCGGCCATCGGTGCCGGGCTGATCTGGGTGCCCGTAGCGGCGTACTTCCTGCTCACCGGTGCGATCTGGCAGGGCGTGGTGCTGACGCTGTTCTGCGTCGTGGTGATCGGCCTGGTGGACAACATCCTGCGCCCGATCCTGGTCGGCAAGGACACCAAGATGCCTGACTACGTGGTGCTGATCTCCACCCTCGGCGGCATGTCGCTGTTCGGCCTCAACGGCTTCGTCATCGGTCCGCTGATCGCAGCGCTGTTCATGGCGTCGTGGGATCTGTTCACCGGCCGTGAAGAGGAAACACCGAAAGCGGCGGAGTAG
- the nuoN gene encoding NADH-quinone oxidoreductase subunit NuoN: MTFTIQHFIALLPLLITSATLVVVMLAVAWKRNHSMTATLSVIGLNLALLSIFPVLKVTPIEVTPLMLVDNFACFYMALILVAALACTTLAHAYMESFPGNREELYLLLLLSTAGGLVLVSAQNLAGLFIGLELLSVPVYGMVAYAFFNKRTLEAGIKYTVLSAAGSAFLLFGMALLYAESGSLGFSAIGASLAEGTSHGPLLSIGVGMMVVGLGFKLSLAPFHLWTPDVYEGAPAPVATFLATASKVAVFAVLLRLFQIAPAALNNGLLHDAIAVIAIASILIGNLLALTQSNIKRLLGYSSIAHFGYLLIALVASKGLAVEAVGVYLTTYVVTTLGAFGVVTLMSTPYSGRDADALFEYRGLFWRRPVLTAVMTVMMLSLAGIPLTAGFIGKFYIVATGVESQHWWLVGSLVLGSAIGLFYYLRVMVTMFLVEPNMKRHDAPLDWAQRAGGIMLVAIALLAFFLGVYPQPLLDILQHSGLVAIAG; the protein is encoded by the coding sequence ATGACCTTCACGATCCAACACTTCATCGCGCTCCTGCCGCTGCTCATCACCAGCGCCACCCTGGTGGTGGTGATGCTCGCGGTAGCCTGGAAGCGTAACCACTCGATGACCGCCACCCTCTCGGTGATCGGTCTGAACCTGGCGTTGCTGTCGATCTTCCCGGTACTGAAAGTCACCCCGATCGAAGTCACCCCGCTGATGCTGGTGGACAACTTCGCCTGCTTCTACATGGCGCTGATCCTGGTCGCCGCCCTGGCCTGCACCACGCTCGCCCATGCCTACATGGAGAGCTTCCCGGGTAACCGCGAAGAGCTGTACCTGCTCCTGCTGCTGTCCACTGCGGGTGGCCTGGTGCTGGTCAGCGCGCAGAACCTCGCCGGCCTGTTCATCGGCCTGGAACTGCTGTCGGTGCCGGTCTACGGCATGGTGGCCTACGCCTTCTTCAACAAGCGCACCCTGGAAGCGGGCATCAAGTACACCGTACTGTCCGCCGCCGGCTCGGCTTTCCTGCTGTTCGGCATGGCCCTGCTCTACGCCGAGTCCGGCAGCCTGGGCTTCTCCGCCATCGGCGCATCCCTGGCCGAAGGCACCAGCCACGGTCCGCTGCTGTCCATCGGCGTCGGCATGATGGTCGTCGGCCTGGGCTTCAAGCTGTCGCTCGCGCCGTTCCACCTGTGGACGCCGGACGTCTACGAAGGCGCCCCGGCTCCGGTAGCGACCTTCCTCGCTACCGCCAGCAAGGTCGCCGTGTTCGCCGTGCTGCTGCGCCTGTTCCAGATCGCTCCGGCGGCCCTGAACAACGGCCTGCTGCATGACGCCATCGCGGTCATTGCCATTGCCTCGATCCTGATCGGCAACCTGCTGGCGCTGACCCAGAGCAACATCAAGCGCCTGCTCGGCTACTCGTCCATCGCCCACTTCGGCTACCTGCTGATCGCCCTGGTGGCGAGCAAGGGTCTGGCCGTGGAAGCGGTCGGCGTGTACCTGACCACCTACGTGGTCACCACCCTGGGCGCCTTCGGCGTGGTCACCCTGATGTCCACCCCGTACAGCGGCCGCGACGCCGACGCGCTGTTCGAGTACCGCGGCCTGTTCTGGCGCCGCCCGGTGCTGACCGCGGTGATGACCGTGATGATGCTGTCCCTGGCCGGCATTCCGCTGACCGCCGGCTTCATCGGCAAGTTCTACATCGTCGCCACCGGCGTCGAGTCGCAGCACTGGTGGCTGGTCGGCTCGCTGGTACTGGGCAGCGCCATCGGTCTGTTCTACTACCTGCGCGTGATGGTGACCATGTTCCTGGTCGAGCCCAACATGAAGCGCCACGACGCTCCCCTGGACTGGGCCCAGCGCGCCGGCGGCATCATGCTGGTAGCCATCGCCCTGCTCGCCTTCTTCCTCGGCGTCTACCCGCAACCGCTGCTGGACATCCTCCAGCACAGCGGCCTGGTAGCCATCGCCGGCTGA
- the nuoM gene encoding NADH-quinone oxidoreductase subunit M, with amino-acid sequence MILPWLILIPFIGGFLCWIAEYTSKTLPRWVALGSMVLTLALSLWVWHTGDFQLAPAPGGEPQWTLQFQVPWIERFGISVHLAMDGLSLLMVALTGLLGVLSVLCSWNEIQRRIGFFHLNLLWILGGVIGVFLAVDLFLFFFFWEMMLVPMYFLIALWGHSSDDGKKTRIYAATKFFIFTQASGLVMLVAILGLVFVHYNSTGVLTFNYADLLKTQLPPHTEWILMLGFFVAFAVKMPVVPVHSWLPDAHAQAPTAGSVDLAGILLKTAAYGLIRFALPLFPNASAEFAPIAMTLGLIGIFYGAFLSFAQTDIKRLVAYSSVSHMGFVMIGIYSGSPQALQGVVVQMIAHGLSAAALFILCGQLYERLHTRDMRKMGGLWSRIPYLPAVALFFATASLGLPGTGNFVGEFLILLGSFKVVPVITVIATFGLVFGSVYSLIMIHRAYFGPAKSDTAIAGLNFRELSMVLGLAVLLIVLGVYPQPVLDTSAATMHGVQQWLGAALSTLAAR; translated from the coding sequence ATGATTCTGCCCTGGCTAATCCTGATCCCCTTCATCGGCGGCTTCCTTTGCTGGATCGCCGAGTACACCAGCAAGACCCTGCCTCGCTGGGTCGCCCTGGGATCGATGGTCCTCACCCTCGCCCTGAGCCTGTGGGTGTGGCACACCGGCGACTTCCAGCTGGCCCCGGCGCCGGGTGGCGAGCCGCAGTGGACCCTGCAGTTCCAGGTACCCTGGATCGAGCGTTTCGGCATCAGCGTGCACCTGGCAATGGATGGCCTGTCCCTGCTGATGGTCGCGCTGACCGGCCTGCTCGGCGTGCTGTCCGTCCTCTGCTCCTGGAACGAGATCCAGCGCCGCATCGGCTTCTTCCACCTGAACCTGCTGTGGATCCTGGGCGGTGTGATCGGCGTGTTCCTCGCCGTCGACCTGTTCCTGTTCTTCTTCTTCTGGGAAATGATGCTGGTGCCGATGTACTTCCTCATCGCGCTCTGGGGTCATAGCTCGGACGACGGCAAGAAGACCCGCATCTACGCCGCCACCAAGTTCTTCATCTTCACCCAGGCCAGCGGCCTGGTGATGCTGGTGGCGATCCTCGGCCTGGTGTTCGTGCACTACAACAGCACCGGCGTGCTGACCTTCAACTACGCCGACCTGCTCAAGACCCAGCTGCCGCCGCACACCGAGTGGATCCTGATGCTCGGCTTCTTCGTCGCCTTCGCGGTGAAGATGCCGGTCGTACCGGTGCACTCCTGGCTGCCGGACGCCCACGCCCAGGCGCCGACCGCCGGTTCCGTGGACCTCGCCGGCATCCTGCTGAAAACCGCGGCCTACGGCCTGATCCGCTTCGCCCTGCCGCTGTTCCCCAACGCCTCGGCCGAGTTCGCCCCGATCGCCATGACCCTGGGTCTGATCGGCATCTTCTACGGCGCCTTCCTGTCGTTCGCGCAGACCGACATCAAGCGCCTGGTGGCCTACTCCTCCGTGTCGCACATGGGCTTCGTGATGATCGGCATCTACTCCGGCAGCCCCCAGGCGCTGCAGGGTGTGGTCGTGCAGATGATCGCCCACGGCCTCTCCGCCGCCGCGCTGTTCATCCTCTGCGGCCAGCTGTACGAGCGCCTGCACACCCGTGACATGCGCAAGATGGGCGGCCTGTGGTCGCGCATTCCGTACCTGCCGGCCGTGGCGCTGTTCTTCGCCACCGCGTCGCTGGGTCTGCCGGGCACCGGCAACTTCGTCGGCGAATTCCTGATCCTGCTGGGCAGCTTCAAGGTCGTGCCGGTGATCACCGTGATCGCCACCTTCGGCCTGGTGTTCGGTTCGGTCTATTCGCTGATCATGATCCACCGCGCGTACTTCGGTCCGGCCAAGTCCGACACCGCCATCGCCGGCCTGAACTTCCGCGAACTCTCCATGGTGCTTGGCCTTGCAGTGCTGCTGATCGTGCTGGGTGTCTACCCGCAGCCGGTCCTCGACACCTCCGCTGCAACCATGCATGGCGTCCAGCAGTGGCTGGGTGCCGCCCTTTCCACCCTGGCAGCACGGTAA
- the nuoL gene encoding NADH-quinone oxidoreductase subunit L — protein MNLLPLTFLFPLVGFLLLSFSRGKWSENLSALVGVGSVGLAALSAFWAIWGFHSNPPEGGAYSLVLWQWMSVGDFKTNFTLYLDGLSVTMLGVVTGVGFLIHLFASWYMRGETGYSRFFAYTNLFIASMLFLVLGDNLLFMYFGWEGVGLCSYLLIGFYYNHVPNGNAALKAFIVTRVGDVFFAIGMFILFQHLGTLNIQELLVLAPQHFAKGDLWINLATLMLLGGAVGKSAQLPLQTWLADAMAGPTPVSALIHAATMVTAGVYLIARCHGLFELAPNVLELVGIIGAVTLVLAGFAALVQTDIKRILAYSTMSQIGYMFLALGVGAWGGAIFHLMTHAFFKALLFLASGAVIVACHHEQNIFKMGGLWKKLPLAYASFVVGGAALSALPFLTAGFYSKDEILWEAFASGHQNLLIAGLVGAFMTSLYTFRLIFIAFHGEAKTEAHAGHGISHWLPLGVLIVLSTFIGALITPPLAGVLPESAGHAGGEAKHSLEIASGAIAIAGILLAGLLFLGKRRFVSAVAQSAPGRFFGTWWYHAWGFDWLYDKLFVKPYLLICRLLAADPIDKTLVLVPLTARGGHKLLSLTENGRLRWYAASLVGGAALLLGALLLA, from the coding sequence ATGAACCTGCTGCCCCTTACTTTCCTGTTCCCCCTGGTCGGCTTCCTGCTGCTCTCGTTCTCCCGTGGCAAGTGGTCGGAAAACCTCTCAGCTCTGGTCGGTGTCGGCTCCGTGGGCCTCGCCGCCCTCTCCGCCTTCTGGGCGATCTGGGGCTTCCACAGCAACCCGCCCGAAGGTGGCGCCTACAGCCTGGTGCTGTGGCAATGGATGAGCGTTGGTGACTTCAAGACCAACTTCACCCTGTACCTGGACGGCCTGTCGGTCACCATGCTCGGCGTGGTCACCGGCGTCGGCTTCCTGATCCACCTGTTCGCCTCCTGGTACATGCGCGGTGAGACCGGTTACTCGCGTTTCTTCGCGTACACCAACCTGTTCATCGCCAGCATGCTGTTCCTGGTGCTGGGCGATAACCTGCTGTTCATGTACTTCGGCTGGGAAGGCGTGGGCCTCTGCTCCTACCTGCTGATCGGTTTCTATTACAACCACGTACCGAACGGCAACGCGGCGCTGAAAGCCTTCATCGTGACCCGCGTGGGTGACGTGTTCTTCGCCATCGGCATGTTCATCCTGTTCCAGCACCTGGGCACGCTGAACATCCAGGAGCTGCTGGTCCTGGCTCCGCAGCACTTCGCCAAGGGCGACCTGTGGATCAACCTGGCCACCCTGATGCTGCTCGGCGGCGCCGTCGGCAAGTCCGCCCAGCTGCCGCTGCAGACCTGGCTGGCCGACGCGATGGCCGGCCCGACTCCGGTCTCCGCGCTGATCCACGCCGCCACCATGGTGACCGCGGGCGTCTACCTGATCGCCCGCTGCCACGGCCTGTTCGAGCTGGCTCCGAACGTTCTGGAGCTGGTCGGCATCATTGGCGCCGTGACCCTGGTCCTGGCCGGCTTCGCCGCCCTGGTGCAGACCGACATCAAGCGCATCCTCGCCTACTCGACCATGAGCCAGATCGGCTACATGTTCCTGGCCCTGGGCGTCGGCGCCTGGGGTGGCGCGATCTTCCACCTCATGACCCACGCCTTCTTCAAGGCCCTGCTGTTCCTTGCCTCCGGTGCGGTGATCGTTGCCTGCCACCACGAGCAGAACATCTTCAAGATGGGTGGCCTGTGGAAGAAGCTGCCGCTGGCCTATGCGAGCTTCGTGGTCGGTGGTGCGGCACTGTCCGCCCTGCCCTTCCTGACCGCCGGCTTCTACTCCAAGGACGAGATCCTCTGGGAAGCCTTCGCCAGCGGACACCAGAACCTGCTGATCGCCGGTCTGGTCGGCGCCTTCATGACCTCGCTGTACACCTTCCGCCTGATCTTCATCGCCTTCCACGGCGAAGCGAAGACCGAAGCGCACGCCGGCCATGGCATCAGCCACTGGCTGCCGCTGGGTGTGCTGATCGTGCTCTCCACCTTCATCGGCGCGCTGATCACTCCGCCGCTGGCCGGCGTCCTGCCGGAAAGCGCCGGTCATGCCGGTGGTGAAGCCAAGCACAGCCTGGAAATCGCCTCGGGCGCCATTGCCATCGCCGGTATCCTGCTGGCGGGCCTGCTGTTCCTCGGCAAGCGCCGCTTCGTCAGCGCCGTCGCCCAGAGCGCACCGGGCCGCTTCTTCGGCACCTGGTGGTACCACGCCTGGGGCTTCGACTGGCTGTACGACAAGCTGTTCGTGAAACCCTACCTGCTGATCTGCCGCCTGCTGGCCGCGGACCCGATCGACAAGACCCTGGTCCTGGTCCCGCTCACCGCCCGCGGTGGTCACAAACTCCTCAGCCTCACCGAGAACGGCCGCCTGCGTTGGTATGCCGCTTCCCTGGTGGGTGGCGCCGCGCTGCTCCTCGGCGCGCTGCTGCTGGCTTAA
- the nuoK gene encoding NADH-quinone oxidoreductase subunit NuoK: MNTIPLEHGLALAGVLFCFGLVGLMVRRNILFVLMSLEVMMNAAALAFVVAGSRWAQPDGQVMFILVLSLAAAEASIGLAILLQLYRRFHTLDIDAASEMRG, encoded by the coding sequence ATGAACACAATTCCTCTCGAACACGGACTGGCGCTCGCCGGTGTGCTGTTCTGCTTCGGCCTGGTGGGCCTGATGGTACGACGCAACATCCTGTTCGTACTGATGAGCCTGGAAGTGATGATGAACGCCGCCGCGCTGGCCTTCGTGGTCGCCGGTAGCCGCTGGGCCCAGCCCGACGGCCAGGTGATGTTCATCCTGGTGCTCAGCCTGGCTGCGGCCGAGGCCAGCATCGGCCTGGCGATCCTGCTCCAGCTGTATCGCCGCTTCCATACCCTCGATATCGACGCTGCCAGCGAGATGCGCGGATGA
- the nuoJ gene encoding NADH-quinone oxidoreductase subunit J, producing MEFAFYFAAGVAVLATFRVITNSNPVHALLYLVISLLAISMTFFSLGAPFAGALEIIVYAGAIMVLFVFVVMMLNLGPAIAEQERKWLTPKVWIGPGALAAVLLVELLWMLSRTPSGAGIGHTTVDAKAVGISLFGPYLLVVELASMLLLAALVAAYHLGRHEAKD from the coding sequence GTGGAATTCGCTTTCTACTTCGCCGCCGGCGTCGCCGTGCTGGCAACCTTCCGGGTCATCACCAACAGTAACCCGGTGCATGCCCTGCTCTACCTCGTGATCTCGCTGCTGGCCATTTCGATGACCTTCTTCAGCCTCGGCGCGCCGTTCGCCGGCGCCCTGGAAATCATCGTCTACGCCGGCGCGATCATGGTGCTGTTCGTCTTCGTGGTGATGATGCTCAACCTCGGCCCGGCTATCGCCGAGCAGGAGCGCAAATGGCTCACACCCAAAGTCTGGATCGGTCCTGGCGCGCTCGCGGCAGTACTGCTGGTCGAACTGCTGTGGATGCTCTCGCGCACCCCGAGCGGTGCCGGCATCGGTCACACCACCGTGGACGCCAAGGCCGTGGGCATCAGCCTGTTCGGCCCGTACCTGCTGGTCGTCGAACTGGCCTCGATGCTGCTGCTGGCGGCACTGGTCGCCGCCTACCACCTCGGCCGCCACGAAGCGAAGGACTAA
- the nuoI gene encoding NADH-quinone oxidoreductase subunit NuoI, whose product MIKYIFEVVHGTYTQLRSLVMIFGHAFRKRDTLQYPEEAVYLPPRYRGRIVLTRDPDGEERCVACNLCAVACPVGCISLQKAETDDGRWYPEFFRINFSRCIFCGLCEEACPTTAIQLTPDFEMGEFKRQDLVYEKEDLLISGPGKNPDYNFYRVAGMAIAGKPKGAAQNEAEPINVKSLLP is encoded by the coding sequence ATGATCAAATACATTTTCGAAGTCGTGCATGGCACCTACACCCAGCTTCGCAGCCTGGTGATGATCTTCGGCCATGCCTTCCGCAAGCGTGACACCCTGCAATACCCGGAAGAAGCCGTGTACCTGCCGCCGCGCTACCGCGGCCGCATCGTCCTCACCCGCGATCCCGACGGCGAGGAGCGCTGCGTCGCGTGCAACCTGTGCGCCGTGGCCTGCCCGGTCGGCTGCATCTCCCTGCAGAAGGCCGAGACCGACGACGGTCGCTGGTACCCCGAGTTCTTCCGCATCAACTTCTCCCGCTGCATCTTCTGCGGCCTGTGCGAAGAAGCCTGCCCGACCACCGCGATTCAGCTGACGCCGGATTTCGAAATGGGCGAGTTCAAGCGCCAGGACCTGGTCTACGAGAAGGAAGACCTGCTGATCTCCGGCCCCGGCAAGAACCCGGACTACAACTTCTACCGCGTTGCCGGCATGGCCATCGCCGGCAAGCCGAAAGGCGCCGCGCAGAACGAAGCCGAACCGATCAACGTCAAGAGCCTGCTGCCGTAA
- the nuoH gene encoding NADH-quinone oxidoreductase subunit NuoH has translation MSWLTPAVVDIIIEVIKAIVILLAVVVCGALLSWVERRLLGLWQDRYGPNRVGPFGAFQLGADMLKMFFKEDWTPPFADKMIFTLAPMIAMGALLVAFVVIPITPTWGVADLNIGILFFFAMAGLTVYAVLFAGWSSNNKFALLGSLRASAQTISYEVFLALSLMGIVAQVGSFSLRDIVDYQAEHMWFIIPQFFGFMTFFVAGVAVTHRHPFDQPEAEQELADGYHIEYAGMKWGMFFVGEYIGIVLVSALLATLFFGGWHGPFGILPQIPFIWFALKTGFFIMMFILLRASIPRPRYDQVMAFSWKFCLPLTLINLLVTGAVVLATQ, from the coding sequence ATGAGCTGGCTGACACCCGCCGTCGTCGACATCATCATCGAAGTCATCAAGGCCATCGTCATCCTGCTCGCCGTGGTCGTCTGCGGCGCGCTGCTCAGCTGGGTCGAGCGTCGTCTGCTCGGCCTCTGGCAGGACCGCTACGGTCCGAACCGGGTCGGCCCCTTCGGTGCCTTCCAGCTCGGCGCCGACATGCTGAAGATGTTCTTCAAGGAAGACTGGACCCCGCCGTTCGCCGACAAGATGATCTTCACCCTCGCCCCCATGATCGCCATGGGTGCGCTGCTGGTGGCCTTCGTCGTCATCCCGATCACCCCGACCTGGGGTGTGGCGGACCTGAACATCGGCATCCTGTTCTTCTTCGCCATGGCCGGCCTGACCGTCTACGCGGTGCTGTTCGCCGGCTGGTCGAGCAACAACAAGTTCGCCCTCCTCGGCAGCCTGCGCGCCTCGGCCCAGACCATCTCCTACGAGGTGTTCCTGGCCCTGTCGCTGATGGGCATCGTGGCCCAGGTCGGTTCGTTCAGCCTGCGCGACATCGTCGATTACCAGGCCGAGCACATGTGGTTCATCATTCCGCAGTTCTTCGGTTTCATGACCTTCTTCGTCGCCGGCGTCGCCGTGACTCACCGTCACCCGTTCGACCAGCCCGAAGCCGAGCAGGAACTGGCCGACGGTTACCACATCGAGTACGCCGGCATGAAATGGGGCATGTTCTTCGTCGGCGAGTACATCGGCATCGTGCTGGTGTCCGCGCTGCTGGCGACCCTGTTCTTCGGCGGCTGGCACGGGCCCTTCGGCATCCTGCCGCAGATCCCGTTCATCTGGTTCGCCCTGAAAACCGGCTTCTTCATCATGATGTTCATCCTGCTGCGCGCGTCCATTCCGCGCCCGCGCTATGACCAGGTGATGGCCTTCAGCTGGAAGTTCTGCCTCCCGCTGACTCTGATCAACCTGCTGGTGACCGGCGCTGTCGTGCTGGCGACCCAGTAA